A stretch of Lathyrus oleraceus cultivar Zhongwan6 chromosome 6, CAAS_Psat_ZW6_1.0, whole genome shotgun sequence DNA encodes these proteins:
- the LOC127098014 gene encoding uncharacterized protein LOC127098014 → MDPPNTDILELKEMVRDLFRVVQGLALGQKAMAERLERIEGWMIKEKVQGKAPSSEVTNPSGSVVKKSLDSGQPKKKVESGGAQTKRECGKDRYHPYAATATIPVGGSSAPPRHPSPRPGAQRAGDQVRGKGVDRQFDRPPIPYALLLRKLKDLGMVQMRTLAPLEPDQRPTNYDENAKCGFHSGASGHNLEGCRAFKHTVQDLVDSKAINFAQFPNVNANHMPAHGEVEMNAISGDRKTIGLVNEDRLKVPRPVAPKPRRKEGSFPSVDTCCMAVATEGCVLMGDMTQKMKEIDGGKFETLSLIAETVKVENDIGVGKEKKPSVSSYKQALEMLRNGGIPGWGQIIGIVVKADMFGIGYHLGQDSSEQNRGRRPSFTFVSAGMLDPGHAYAGDKEINSDWEIDQWIKSCVPGSWKA, encoded by the coding sequence atggatcctcccaacaccgacatcctcgaactgaaagagatggtgagggatttgttcagggttgtgcaagggcttgccttggggcagaaagccatggccgagagattagaaaggattgagggctggatgatcaaggagaaagttcagggaaaggctccgtcatccgaagtaacaaatccctctggctctgtagtgaagaaatcccttgacagtggtcagcccaagaagaaggttgaatcaggtggtgcgcagactaaaagagaatgcggtaaggatcgctatcacccttatgctgccactgcaaccattcctgttggtggtTCGTCTGCACCACCAAGACATCCGTCACCTCGCCCGGGAGCGCAGAGAGCTGGGGATCAGGtaagaggaaagggggttgatcgtcaatttgataggccacccataccgtatgctcttctgttgaggaagttgaaagatctcggaatggtacaaaTGAGGACCTTAGCTCCATTagaacctgatcagaggccaacTAATTATGATGAAAATGCCAAGTGCGGATTCCATTCGGGGGCGTCTGGGCATAACcttgagggttgtagagcttttaagcatactgtccaagacctggtggattccaaggccattaattttgcacaatttcccaatgttaatgctaatcaCATGCCCGCGCATGGTGAGGTGGAGATGAATGCAATTTCTGGGGATAGGAAGACGATTGGGTTGGTGAATGAGGATCGGTTAAAAGTGCCGAGGCCTGTGGCCCCAAAACCTCGGAGGAAAGAGGGAtctttccctagtgttgatactTGTTGTATGGCTGTCGCCACGGAGGGTTGTGTATTGATGGGGGATAtgacccagaagatgaaggaaattgacggtggaaaatttgaaacactCAGTCTGATagctgaaaccgtcaaggtggaaaatgaCATTGGTGTTGGAAAAGAGAAGAAACCGTCCGTGTCTTCTTATAAACAGGCACTGGAGATgttgagaaatggagggatcccaggctggggacaaatcataggcattgtggtaaaggcggatatgtttgggattggttatcatctaggtcaagactcgtctgagcagaatagaggacgtcgtccgtcgttcacctttgtcagtgccggaatgctagatccagGTCACGCCTATGCAGGGGATAAAGAGATCaacagtgactgggagattgatcaatggataaaatcgtgcgtaccaggaagctggaaggcttaa